The following proteins come from a genomic window of Thiothrix winogradskyi:
- a CDS encoding fumarylacetoacetate hydrolase family protein — translation MKLISCQYQNQRFVGIVEAEIALLPALDAAFDQPAWRDMLALIDSGIDLQTVRNTLTAAMRVPLADVTLLAPIPRPRKNVMCLGLNYLEHAQETANQIGRTGKAPQYPIVFTKCPTSVIGHEATVPFDADTCSQLDWEAELGVVLGKGGKKIARENALAHVFGYTVINDLSARDIQLNHKQYFLGKSIDGGCPMGPWIVTADEIADPQALAIACRVNGVTKQASNTRNMIFDVASIIEWLSRGMTLEAGDVIATGTPSGVGFVREPPEYLQAGDVVECEVEGVGVLRNTIR, via the coding sequence ATGAAATTAATCAGTTGTCAGTATCAAAATCAGCGTTTTGTCGGCATTGTCGAGGCGGAGATTGCCCTGCTTCCGGCGTTGGATGCGGCGTTTGATCAACCCGCGTGGCGCGATATGTTGGCGTTGATTGATAGCGGCATTGACTTGCAGACCGTGCGTAACACCTTGACGGCGGCAATGCGGGTGCCGTTGGCGGACGTGACGCTGCTGGCACCGATTCCGCGCCCGCGTAAAAACGTCATGTGCCTAGGGCTGAATTATCTGGAACACGCGCAAGAAACCGCGAACCAGATCGGGCGCACCGGCAAAGCGCCGCAATACCCGATTGTGTTTACCAAATGCCCAACCAGCGTGATTGGGCACGAAGCCACTGTGCCGTTTGACGCGGATACTTGCTCACAACTGGATTGGGAAGCGGAATTGGGCGTGGTGTTAGGCAAAGGTGGCAAAAAGATTGCGCGTGAGAATGCCTTGGCGCATGTGTTTGGTTACACCGTGATCAATGATTTGAGTGCGCGGGATATTCAGTTGAATCACAAGCAGTATTTTCTGGGCAAAAGCATTGACGGCGGTTGCCCAATGGGGCCCTGGATTGTGACGGCGGATGAGATTGCCGATCCACAAGCGCTGGCGATTGCGTGTCGGGTGAATGGGGTGACGAAACAGGCATCGAATACGCGCAATATGATTTTTGATGTTGCCAGCATTATTGAATGGCTATCGCGGGGGATGACATTGGAGGCGGGCGATGTGATTGCCACGGGTACGCCGAGTGGCGTGGGCTTTGTGCGCGAACCCCCGGAGTATTTGCAAGCGGGGGATGTGGTGGAATGTGAGGTGGAAGGCGTGGGCGTGTTGCGCAATACCATACGCTAA
- a CDS encoding hemolysin family protein, whose product MDIAILFGLIFLNGFFAMSEIALVTARKTRLQNLAQQGDNAAATALRLGEDPTFFLSAIQIGITSIGVLSGIVGEAALSPPFSAWLQGFGVEVDIANPLATVLVVVSITYFSIVLGELVPKRIGQISPEGIARFVAHPMLWLAILTKPFVMLLSGSTRLLLHLLGVKDTGNNSVTEEDIHHLLSEGSDAGVIEQQEHQMVRNVFRLDDRQIASFMVPRNNVVFLDADKPLAESLNQVEAHRYTRFPVVRGNWEEVLGLVSTSELLNQLLRGEQPSLTEHLSPAVFVPESLTGMELLENFKDSGGQMVFIIDEYGEIQGIVTLHDLMEAITGEFKPQSQEDAWAIQREDGSWLLDGLIPVPELKDRLGLLSVPEEDRGRYHTLSGMLMLILGRLPQTTDYCEWEGWRLEVVDMDGTRIDKVLASALPSDTTDCESL is encoded by the coding sequence ATGGACATTGCCATATTATTTGGCTTGATTTTCCTCAATGGCTTTTTTGCCATGTCAGAAATTGCTTTAGTCACCGCCCGCAAAACTCGCTTACAAAACCTCGCTCAGCAAGGCGATAATGCCGCAGCTACCGCACTCCGCCTAGGCGAAGACCCCACGTTTTTCCTATCAGCCATACAAATTGGCATCACCTCCATCGGCGTATTAAGCGGGATTGTGGGTGAAGCTGCCTTAAGCCCGCCGTTCAGTGCGTGGTTACAAGGCTTTGGGGTAGAAGTCGACATAGCCAACCCGCTGGCAACCGTGCTGGTGGTGGTGAGCATTACCTATTTTTCCATCGTATTGGGCGAATTGGTGCCCAAACGTATCGGGCAAATCAGCCCAGAAGGGATTGCGCGTTTTGTGGCACATCCGATGCTGTGGCTGGCGATTTTGACCAAGCCTTTCGTAATGCTGTTGTCAGGTTCTACCCGTTTGCTATTGCATTTGCTGGGCGTGAAAGACACCGGCAATAACAGTGTCACCGAAGAAGACATCCACCACCTGTTGAGCGAAGGCTCGGATGCCGGGGTAATTGAGCAGCAAGAACACCAAATGGTGCGCAATGTATTCCGCCTTGATGACCGCCAGATTGCCTCCTTCATGGTTCCGCGCAATAACGTGGTATTTTTAGATGCGGATAAGCCCCTCGCAGAAAGCTTAAACCAAGTGGAAGCGCACCGTTACACCCGTTTCCCCGTGGTGCGCGGCAATTGGGAAGAGGTGCTGGGTTTGGTTAGCACCAGCGAGTTGCTGAATCAATTATTGCGCGGCGAACAACCGAGCCTGACCGAACACCTCAGTCCCGCCGTGTTTGTTCCCGAATCCCTGACTGGCATGGAATTGTTGGAAAACTTCAAAGATTCCGGCGGGCAGATGGTGTTTATCATCGACGAATACGGCGAAATTCAAGGCATTGTCACCTTGCATGACCTCATGGAAGCGATTACCGGCGAATTCAAACCGCAATCGCAGGAGGATGCTTGGGCAATCCAGCGCGAAGATGGCAGTTGGTTGCTGGATGGTTTAATTCCCGTCCCCGAACTCAAAGACCGTTTGGGCTTGCTGAGTGTTCCCGAAGAAGACCGAGGTCGTTACCACACCCTGAGCGGCATGTTGATGCTGATTTTAGGGCGCTTGCCACAAACCACCGACTATTGCGAGTGGGAAGGCTGGCGGCTCGAAGTGGTGGATATGGATGGCACCCGCATTGACAAAGTACTCGCCAGTGCGCTGCCTTCAGACACCACTGACTGCGAATCTTTGTAG
- a CDS encoding sulfite exporter TauE/SafE family protein, whose amino-acid sequence MNILSDPLTLTMAVLALLIVGISKGGMGGGLGVLGVPLMALTMPPAQAAAILLPILCVMDLMALKAFWKRWSWAHLQQLLPAALLGIAIGALTFTYFRASDVRLLVGLIAVGFALNYWFKPFQRLAMGKPGAKSGIFWGSIAGFTSFVAHAGGPPVNIYLLPQKLDKTVYQATTVLFFTIVNYVKLIPYAALGQFNSTNLSTSVLLLPIAAFGIWLGYKLHHRVPEKQFFQVAYVFLFLTGCKLMVDGISGLATVTKSLL is encoded by the coding sequence ATGAATATATTATCTGACCCGTTAACACTGACGATGGCTGTGCTGGCGCTGCTGATCGTCGGCATCTCGAAAGGCGGCATGGGCGGCGGTTTGGGGGTATTGGGCGTGCCGTTAATGGCGCTGACCATGCCCCCGGCGCAAGCGGCGGCGATTTTGCTGCCGATTTTGTGCGTGATGGATTTGATGGCGCTGAAAGCCTTTTGGAAACGCTGGTCATGGGCGCACCTTCAGCAATTATTACCCGCTGCGCTGCTGGGCATTGCGATTGGAGCGCTCACCTTTACGTATTTTCGAGCCAGTGACGTGCGTTTATTGGTGGGGCTGATTGCAGTCGGGTTTGCGTTGAATTATTGGTTTAAGCCCTTCCAGCGCTTGGCGATGGGCAAGCCGGGGGCGAAGTCGGGGATTTTTTGGGGCAGTATCGCCGGGTTCACCAGTTTTGTGGCGCACGCGGGCGGTCCCCCGGTGAATATTTACCTATTGCCACAAAAGCTGGATAAAACCGTGTATCAGGCAACTACGGTGCTGTTTTTTACCATCGTGAATTACGTGAAGCTGATTCCTTACGCCGCGCTGGGGCAGTTCAACAGCACCAACTTGAGTACGTCAGTGTTGTTGCTGCCCATCGCGGCATTCGGGATTTGGTTGGGCTACAAATTGCATCACCGCGTACCCGAAAAGCAGTTTTTTCAAGTCGCTTACGTGTTTTTGTTCCTCACCGGCTGCAAACTGATGGTTGACGGCATTAGCGGCTTAGCAACAGTCACGAAATCTCTTCTGTAG
- a CDS encoding rubredoxin: protein MKTWMCVVCGWIYDEASGLPEEGIAPGTPWEAIPDDWRCPDCGVGKDDFEMMEV from the coding sequence ATGAAAACGTGGATGTGTGTGGTGTGTGGCTGGATTTACGACGAAGCTAGTGGTTTGCCCGAAGAAGGTATCGCGCCGGGTACGCCTTGGGAAGCGATTCCCGACGATTGGCGCTGCCCGGATTGCGGCGTGGGTAAGGATGATTTTGAGATGATGGAAGTCTGA
- a CDS encoding YebC/PmpR family DNA-binding transcriptional regulator yields the protein MAGHSKWANIKHQKAAVDKKRGKIWTKIIREITVAAREGKTSDPNTNPRLRLAVDKGLSANMTRDTIEKACKRGAGETNTDNYVEVRYEGYGPGGIAVIVETMTDNVNRTVGEVRHALTKHGGNLGTNGSVAFQFKKIGVMNFAPGLDEEKLMEAALEAGADDIQMDDDGSAEIVTTPEDFAAVKVAMIAAGFTPDHDEVTMRADNFTLVEGDTAAKLLKMIDMLEDLDDVQEVFTNADFSDEALAAHG from the coding sequence ATGGCTGGTCATAGCAAATGGGCAAACATCAAACACCAAAAAGCCGCTGTTGATAAAAAACGCGGCAAAATTTGGACGAAAATCATCCGTGAAATTACCGTCGCCGCCCGCGAAGGCAAAACATCCGACCCCAACACCAACCCGCGCTTGCGCCTTGCGGTGGATAAAGGGCTGAGTGCTAACATGACCCGCGACACCATCGAAAAAGCTTGTAAGCGCGGCGCAGGCGAAACCAACACCGACAATTATGTCGAAGTGCGTTACGAAGGCTATGGCCCCGGCGGAATTGCGGTGATCGTCGAAACCATGACCGATAACGTCAACCGTACTGTGGGCGAAGTGCGCCACGCCCTCACCAAACACGGTGGCAACCTTGGCACGAATGGCTCGGTCGCCTTCCAGTTCAAGAAAATCGGCGTGATGAACTTTGCCCCCGGTCTGGATGAAGAAAAGCTCATGGAAGCCGCATTAGAAGCCGGTGCTGACGACATTCAAATGGACGACGACGGTTCGGCTGAAATCGTCACCACGCCGGAAGATTTCGCTGCCGTTAAAGTCGCCATGATTGCAGCAGGTTTCACGCCTGACCACGATGAAGTCACCATGCGGGCAGACAACTTTACGCTGGTGGAAGGCGATACTGCTGCTAAATTGCTGAAAATGATCGATATGCTGGAAGATTTGGATGATGTGCAAGAAGTCTTCACCAATGCGGATTTCAGCGATGAAGCCTTAGCGGCGCATGGTTAA
- the ruvC gene encoding crossover junction endodeoxyribonuclease RuvC translates to MTTRRILGIDPGSRITGIGIVDTDGRRNQHVFSTCLRLGDASFPERLGTIFSEITRIIREYQPLEMAIESVFVSNNPASALKLGQARGAAICAGVIAGLPVAEYSPKEVKQATVGKGGADKAQVQHMVKLLLSLQGRLQVDTADALAVALCHAHASHLQQRLRSTVA, encoded by the coding sequence GTGACCACGCGCCGTATTCTGGGCATTGACCCCGGTTCGCGGATTACCGGAATCGGGATTGTCGACACGGATGGGCGGCGCAATCAGCACGTTTTCAGCACCTGCTTGCGCTTAGGCGATGCATCTTTTCCCGAACGGCTGGGAACGATTTTCAGCGAAATCACCCGCATTATTCGCGAATACCAGCCACTTGAAATGGCGATTGAAAGCGTGTTCGTCTCCAACAACCCCGCATCGGCACTCAAATTGGGGCAAGCGCGAGGGGCGGCGATTTGCGCAGGCGTGATTGCTGGTTTGCCGGTCGCCGAATACAGCCCCAAAGAAGTCAAACAAGCCACCGTCGGCAAAGGTGGTGCGGATAAAGCGCAAGTGCAACACATGGTCAAGCTGCTGCTCAGTTTGCAAGGGCGGTTACAAGTCGATACAGCAGATGCGCTGGCGGTGGCATTGTGCCATGCTCATGCCAGTCACTTGCAACAACGTCTTAGGAGTACCGTAGCATGA
- the ruvA gene encoding Holliday junction branch migration protein RuvA — translation MIGLLRGKLLIKQPPDLLLDVNGVGYEVQASMTTFYDLPELHQEVTLYTHFVVREDAQLLYGFSSQTERELFRHLLKVNGVGPKMALAIVSGMSPVEFNQVIHAADIARLSRIPGVGKKTAERLVIELRDRLPKAEASSSTGVAVSAPLPSVSISDEAVNALLALGYKPAQASQMIAAYENQGLSVEDMIRQALRASLN, via the coding sequence ATGATTGGATTATTACGCGGTAAATTACTCATCAAACAGCCCCCCGATTTGCTGTTAGATGTGAATGGCGTGGGCTACGAAGTGCAGGCTTCAATGACCACATTCTACGATCTGCCGGAATTGCACCAAGAGGTGACGCTCTATACCCACTTTGTGGTGCGTGAAGACGCGCAATTGCTGTACGGTTTCAGTTCCCAAACCGAGCGCGAATTGTTTCGGCATTTGCTCAAAGTGAATGGCGTTGGCCCCAAAATGGCGCTGGCGATCGTGTCGGGCATGAGTCCAGTGGAATTCAATCAAGTGATTCACGCGGCGGATATTGCCCGCTTAAGCCGCATTCCTGGGGTCGGCAAGAAAACAGCAGAGCGCTTGGTGATTGAATTGCGCGACCGCTTGCCCAAAGCCGAAGCAAGCAGCAGCACGGGGGTTGCCGTTAGCGCCCCGCTTCCATCCGTTTCGATCAGTGATGAAGCTGTCAATGCACTGTTAGCACTCGGTTATAAACCCGCCCAAGCCAGTCAAATGATTGCCGCTTACGAAAATCAAGGCCTGAGTGTGGAAGACATGATCCGTCAAGCCTTGCGAGCTAGTCTGAACTAG
- the mazG gene encoding nucleoside triphosphate pyrophosphohydrolase, which yields MQGKNGLSTLPINELLNIMSRLRDPEHGCPWDIKQTWQTILPYTLEEVYEVADAVDKHDAAALCDELGDLLFQIVFMAQIASEQGLFDFHDVAAGISRKMIRRHPHVFGDTVYADEHEQKQAWDAIKQAERGTKKDETGFFAGIPTAMPALRRSQKLQRRAAGVGFDWEHWQHVIPKIQEELDEVLDAVTNGESQSRIEEEVGDVLMGATNLARLLGVNAENALRLSNQKFERRFVRVETLLTDQGISLEAANLEQMENAWNIAKQEEKQINGS from the coding sequence ATGCAAGGCAAAAACGGATTAAGTACCCTTCCAATCAATGAATTGCTCAACATAATGAGCCGCTTGCGTGACCCGGAGCACGGTTGCCCATGGGACATTAAACAAACCTGGCAAACCATTCTGCCCTACACCTTGGAAGAAGTGTACGAGGTGGCTGATGCAGTAGACAAGCACGATGCCGCAGCCTTGTGTGATGAGCTGGGGGATCTGTTATTCCAGATTGTATTTATGGCGCAAATTGCCAGCGAACAAGGTTTGTTCGATTTTCATGATGTCGCCGCAGGCATTTCCCGCAAAATGATCCGTCGCCACCCGCATGTCTTCGGCGACACGGTATACGCCGATGAACATGAGCAAAAACAAGCATGGGATGCGATTAAACAGGCTGAACGTGGCACAAAAAAGGACGAAACTGGATTCTTTGCCGGAATCCCCACCGCGATGCCTGCCTTACGCCGCAGCCAGAAACTTCAGCGCCGCGCTGCCGGGGTCGGGTTTGATTGGGAACATTGGCAACACGTCATTCCTAAAATTCAGGAAGAACTCGATGAAGTGCTGGATGCAGTCACTAACGGTGAATCGCAAAGCCGGATTGAGGAAGAAGTTGGCGATGTGCTCATGGGCGCAACCAATCTGGCACGTTTGCTGGGGGTGAATGCGGAAAATGCCTTGCGTTTATCCAACCAAAAGTTTGAACGGCGCTTTGTGCGGGTCGAAACCCTACTCACCGACCAAGGTATTTCGCTGGAAGCGGCTAATCTGGAACAGATGGAAAATGCTTGGAATATCGCCAAGCAGGAAGAGAAACAGATAAACGGTAGCTGA
- a CDS encoding OmpA family protein yields the protein MTLKKIAGISIATMMATMMMTTAHAEDGKYVQNSAGEAVKNSAGECVNAQFGSNPEGCEAAPPPPAPAPAPAPAPAPAPAPAPKPIHQMSLSSDANFDFDKAVLKPAGQANLNQFLSGLAGAKVTGISVVGHTDSVGSDAYNQKLSEQRAAAVANYLASKGVPAAAIKASGQGESQPVANNGTKEGRAANRRVDVTASGTR from the coding sequence ATGACTCTGAAGAAAATTGCAGGTATCAGCATTGCTACGATGATGGCAACCATGATGATGACGACTGCTCATGCAGAAGATGGCAAATACGTTCAAAACAGTGCTGGCGAAGCGGTCAAAAATAGCGCTGGCGAATGCGTCAATGCACAATTTGGCAGTAATCCAGAAGGCTGTGAAGCGGCACCGCCTCCACCAGCACCCGCACCAGCTCCGGCTCCAGCGCCCGCACCGGCTCCGGCTCCGGCTCCAAAACCCATCCATCAAATGAGCTTGAGTTCTGATGCTAACTTCGACTTTGACAAAGCGGTACTCAAGCCAGCAGGTCAAGCTAACTTGAATCAGTTCCTGTCTGGTTTGGCTGGTGCAAAAGTAACGGGTATCAGCGTAGTCGGGCATACCGATAGCGTGGGTTCTGATGCTTACAACCAAAAGTTGTCTGAGCAGCGTGCGGCAGCAGTGGCTAACTATTTGGCTAGCAAAGGCGTTCCGGCAGCAGCTATCAAAGCGTCTGGTCAAGGCGAGTCACAACCTGTTGCTAATAATGGCACTAAAGAAGGTCGTGCAGCTAACCGTCGCGTTGACGTGACTGCGAGCGGCACACGCTAA
- a CDS encoding Re/Si-specific NAD(P)(+) transhydrogenase subunit alpha has product MSIKVAVPKETAEGERRVAIESSVIAKLSKLGAEVLVETGAGAAAHLPDSAFTGATLVATANDLYQQADIVLKVQPPSDAEIAQLKAGSVLIGMLQPYQSPERIAALNAKNITSFAMELIPRISRAQSMDVLSSQAAIAGYKAAIMGADLAPRFFPMLTTAAGTIRPSKVIIIGVGVAGLQAIATARRLGAVVEAYDVRSATKEQVQSLGAKFIELGITAEGTGGYARELTAEEKQQQQEALAKHIATADVLITTAAVPGRPSPKIIPESTVDGMKSGAVIIDLAAEGGGNCTLTQPGKTIVHNGVTIHAPLNVPSQVPVHASEMYAKNLLNFLTPMLKDGAYAPDFSDEVIAGALLTHEGKIMNAAIRQLVEGA; this is encoded by the coding sequence ATGTCAATCAAAGTGGCTGTGCCCAAGGAAACCGCCGAGGGCGAGCGTCGGGTTGCCATCGAATCCAGCGTTATCGCCAAACTCAGCAAATTAGGTGCTGAAGTTTTGGTCGAAACCGGGGCGGGCGCTGCGGCACACCTTCCTGATAGCGCCTTCACCGGGGCAACGCTGGTGGCTACGGCAAACGATCTTTATCAGCAAGCCGACATTGTGCTCAAGGTACAACCCCCGTCTGACGCAGAAATTGCCCAATTAAAAGCGGGCAGTGTGTTAATCGGCATGTTGCAACCTTACCAATCCCCGGAGCGGATTGCGGCACTCAACGCTAAAAATATCACCAGCTTTGCGATGGAGCTGATTCCACGAATTTCGCGGGCGCAGTCGATGGACGTGCTGTCTTCGCAAGCTGCTATCGCTGGTTACAAAGCCGCGATTATGGGTGCTGATCTCGCGCCGCGCTTTTTCCCGATGCTGACCACGGCGGCAGGCACGATTCGCCCCTCCAAAGTCATTATCATTGGCGTGGGCGTGGCAGGTTTGCAGGCAATTGCAACCGCACGGCGTTTGGGCGCAGTGGTTGAAGCCTATGACGTGCGTTCCGCGACCAAAGAGCAAGTGCAATCACTCGGTGCAAAATTCATCGAACTCGGTATTACGGCGGAAGGCACGGGCGGTTACGCCCGCGAACTCACCGCTGAAGAAAAGCAGCAACAGCAAGAAGCCTTGGCGAAACACATTGCTACGGCTGACGTGCTGATTACCACCGCTGCGGTTCCGGGTCGTCCTTCCCCGAAAATCATTCCCGAATCCACGGTGGATGGCATGAAATCCGGCGCGGTCATTATCGACTTGGCAGCGGAAGGCGGCGGCAACTGCACCCTGACACAACCGGGTAAAACCATTGTGCATAACGGTGTGACCATTCACGCGCCCCTCAATGTGCCTAGTCAAGTGCCGGTACATGCGTCTGAAATGTACGCTAAAAACTTGCTCAATTTCCTGACTCCCATGCTGAAAGACGGTGCGTATGCTCCCGACTTCAGCGACGAAGTGATTGCAGGCGCGTTACTCACCCACGAAGGCAAAATCATGAACGCAGCCATTCGCCAACTGGTTGAAGGAGCATAA
- a CDS encoding NAD(P) transhydrogenase subunit alpha — translation MEGFIAIYIFILAGFVGYEVISKVPVILHTPLMSGSNFVHGIVLVGAMVVLGQAEGFMEQLIGFIAVVLAAGNAVGGYVVTERMLEMFKSSKGEK, via the coding sequence ATGGAAGGTTTTATCGCCATTTACATCTTCATCCTTGCCGGATTTGTCGGCTATGAAGTGATTTCCAAAGTGCCGGTTATCCTGCACACCCCGCTCATGTCGGGTTCAAATTTCGTTCACGGCATTGTGTTAGTCGGCGCAATGGTCGTGCTAGGTCAGGCAGAAGGCTTTATGGAACAATTGATTGGGTTCATTGCGGTGGTACTGGCAGCGGGTAACGCGGTTGGTGGTTACGTCGTGACCGAACGCATGTTAGAAATGTTTAAAAGCAGCAAAGGGGAGAAATAA
- a CDS encoding NAD(P)(+) transhydrogenase (Re/Si-specific) subunit beta: protein MNLFVEIFYLAAAVLFILGLKQMASPVTARRGIVWAGIGMVLATLITFAHPHVNTNYLLIFIGIAVGGGIAWKTGKEVAMTDMPQMIALYNGMGGGAAAAIAAVELIKRHEMDPVVQLLAVAGALIGAVAFSGSLIAFGKLQGLKQLRGAFRFKHQQRINAALFVVTVWIGLGIATSGTDYGMFVLFLFFALALAFGVMMTLPIGGADMPVVISLYNAFTGLAVGFEGYVLNNPAMMIAGVVVGAAGMLLTQLMAKAMNRPITNVLFSNFGETTGEAQEVSGSMKAIEAPDAAIMMAFAEKVIIIPGYGMAVAQAQHKVWEMTKQLQERGVTVKFAIHPVAGRMPGHMNVLLAEAGVPYDIIYDLDEINEEFRTADVALVIGANDVVNPIARTDPNSPIYGMPILNADYAKNVIVVKRGQGAGFSGIENHLFFADNCRMLYGDGQAVANELITNMKEL from the coding sequence ATGAACCTTTTTGTTGAAATTTTTTACTTGGCAGCCGCAGTGCTGTTCATCCTCGGTCTTAAGCAAATGGCATCGCCGGTCACGGCGCGGCGCGGGATTGTGTGGGCAGGCATCGGCATGGTGCTGGCAACCTTGATTACGTTCGCGCACCCGCACGTCAACACCAATTACTTGCTGATTTTCATCGGGATTGCCGTCGGTGGTGGCATTGCTTGGAAAACCGGTAAAGAAGTCGCAATGACCGATATGCCGCAAATGATTGCGCTCTACAACGGCATGGGCGGCGGTGCGGCGGCGGCGATTGCGGCGGTGGAATTGATTAAGCGTCATGAAATGGATCCGGTGGTGCAATTACTCGCGGTGGCGGGTGCGCTGATTGGTGCGGTAGCATTCTCTGGCTCATTGATTGCCTTCGGTAAGTTGCAAGGTCTGAAACAATTACGCGGGGCTTTCCGCTTTAAGCATCAGCAACGTATCAACGCCGCCTTATTTGTTGTCACCGTGTGGATAGGCTTGGGGATTGCGACCAGCGGGACGGATTACGGCATGTTTGTGCTGTTCCTGTTCTTCGCACTGGCACTGGCGTTTGGGGTGATGATGACGCTGCCGATTGGTGGTGCGGATATGCCGGTAGTGATTTCCCTCTACAACGCTTTCACAGGTCTTGCCGTCGGTTTTGAAGGTTATGTGCTGAATAATCCTGCAATGATGATTGCGGGGGTTGTGGTGGGTGCTGCCGGTATGTTGCTGACGCAATTGATGGCAAAAGCGATGAACCGCCCGATTACCAACGTGCTGTTCAGCAATTTCGGCGAAACCACGGGTGAGGCGCAGGAAGTCAGCGGTTCCATGAAAGCGATTGAAGCTCCTGACGCTGCCATTATGATGGCGTTTGCGGAAAAGGTCATTATCATCCCCGGTTACGGCATGGCAGTCGCGCAAGCGCAGCACAAGGTTTGGGAAATGACCAAGCAATTGCAAGAGCGTGGCGTAACGGTCAAGTTTGCGATTCACCCAGTTGCGGGGCGGATGCCGGGGCACATGAACGTATTGCTGGCGGAAGCGGGCGTGCCGTATGACATTATTTACGATCTGGATGAAATCAACGAAGAATTTCGCACTGCCGATGTGGCGTTGGTGATTGGGGCGAATGACGTGGTGAACCCGATTGCGCGGACTGACCCGAACAGCCCAATTTACGGAATGCCGATTCTGAACGCGGATTACGCCAAGAACGTGATCGTGGTGAAACGCGGTCAAGGGGCGGGGTTCTCTGGGATTGAGAACCACCTGTTCTTCGCCGACAACTGCCGGATGCTGTATGGCGACGGGCAGGCGGTCGCGAATGAATTGATCACGAATATGAAAGAACTGTAA
- a CDS encoding 4Fe-4S binding protein has product MSLSLGWFKQLKQEWVIPEIVPERCVHSLCEVASCTRCVDACPQEAWILDDASLKIDTSRCDGCGLCVTACTESALVGNTPVVKVTPALNRRQFLRKALAFSVDDSMAPPVALPSNTFVPTLSAANCNGCDACIKLCPHQALQLEKRDDGQALAYRIQAEHCTGCGICMDVCERDAVNVRQMQPVNQPTDQPLGNTTIPLVQARCKACGSHFHYPADGNAVKQHCRICAQTNHHRQLFQVY; this is encoded by the coding sequence ATGAGTTTATCGCTGGGGTGGTTCAAACAACTTAAACAAGAATGGGTGATCCCAGAGATTGTCCCTGAACGTTGCGTCCACAGCCTCTGCGAAGTGGCGAGCTGCACCCGTTGCGTGGATGCCTGCCCACAGGAGGCGTGGATACTGGATGATGCCAGCCTGAAGATTGATACCTCGCGTTGTGATGGTTGCGGCTTGTGTGTCACGGCTTGTACAGAGTCGGCATTAGTGGGGAATACCCCGGTGGTGAAGGTCACACCCGCCCTCAACCGCCGCCAGTTTTTGCGCAAAGCCTTGGCATTTTCCGTCGACGACAGCATGGCTCCACCCGTGGCTTTGCCATCCAACACCTTCGTACCCACGCTGAGCGCGGCAAATTGCAATGGCTGTGATGCGTGTATAAAGCTTTGCCCACATCAGGCGTTACAATTGGAAAAGCGTGACGATGGGCAAGCCCTTGCCTACCGGATTCAGGCGGAACATTGCACGGGATGCGGAATTTGTATGGATGTGTGTGAGCGGGATGCGGTTAACGTTCGGCAAATGCAGCCAGTGAATCAGCCAACAGATCAGCCATTAGGCAATACCACGATTCCTTTGGTGCAAGCGCGTTGTAAGGCGTGTGGCAGCCATTTTCACTACCCGGCGGATGGCAATGCAGTAAAACAGCACTGCCGAATCTGCGCCCAAACGAATCATCATCGGCAACTGTTTCAGGTTTACTGA